Proteins from a genomic interval of Methanohalophilus levihalophilus:
- a CDS encoding methanogenesis marker 16 metalloprotein → MESSLNEIIEKLDRKEAKVLTSQQVCELVKKGKEIGFEDVDVVTTATRGVMSGTYAVLSFPVKAPEEFTRAVDVHLNGVPAHVGPCPNERLGILDLMVFGTSHSHEIENYGGGHLFRDIVAGKEIKVHVRTDEGHEFRSTVSINDMPFARLFSTRNTFKNYSAFTNLASYPVSTIFHATEFGPDATEATLSGCGEISPVKNDPLLHGIGIGTRILFNGAEGFVLGSGTRSSPQKPNLIAMADMHSMVPEYMGGFITSAGPECIASWAVAIPVVDDSVFEAITQTDSNTPMPVMDADRRVQVATTSYADAWSGVDLEVSFHPSRCVECESCRSKEDCPTEAIFFAKKGVGLDRNLCFNCGLCSTNCPEKVFEANLGSVKFEYEDKSMDIPIVVRQSDRKRALKMADDLKKQIEEGNFKVNGMIERIYS, encoded by the coding sequence ATGGAATCTTCGCTAAACGAAATAATCGAAAAACTGGATAGAAAAGAAGCCAAAGTATTAACATCGCAGCAGGTATGCGAACTTGTTAAAAAGGGGAAAGAAATTGGTTTTGAAGATGTTGATGTGGTAACCACTGCAACCCGCGGTGTCATGAGTGGAACGTATGCGGTTCTTTCTTTTCCTGTGAAAGCCCCTGAAGAGTTTACAAGGGCTGTCGATGTTCATCTTAACGGGGTTCCCGCACATGTCGGTCCATGTCCAAACGAACGTCTCGGAATCCTTGATTTAATGGTTTTCGGCACATCCCACAGCCATGAAATTGAGAATTACGGCGGAGGTCATCTTTTCCGGGACATAGTAGCGGGAAAGGAGATCAAAGTCCATGTTCGTACTGATGAAGGGCATGAGTTCAGATCCACAGTTTCAATAAACGACATGCCTTTTGCACGCCTGTTTTCAACAAGGAACACATTCAAGAATTACAGTGCATTTACAAATCTGGCATCATATCCAGTATCAACTATTTTCCATGCCACTGAGTTCGGGCCGGATGCAACCGAAGCTACATTGTCTGGATGCGGGGAAATAAGTCCGGTCAAAAACGATCCTCTACTTCATGGAATTGGTATTGGTACACGCATATTATTCAATGGTGCAGAAGGTTTTGTTCTTGGCAGCGGTACCCGCAGCAGTCCGCAGAAACCAAATCTCATTGCCATGGCGGATATGCATTCCATGGTTCCGGAATATATGGGCGGATTCATAACCTCAGCTGGTCCGGAATGTATTGCTTCATGGGCAGTTGCAATTCCCGTAGTTGATGATTCCGTTTTTGAAGCGATTACGCAAACCGATTCTAATACTCCAATGCCTGTGATGGATGCCGACAGACGAGTTCAGGTTGCCACTACAAGCTATGCAGATGCCTGGTCAGGCGTTGATCTGGAAGTTTCTTTCCATCCATCAAGATGTGTGGAATGTGAATCATGCAGGTCAAAAGAAGATTGTCCCACAGAAGCCATTTTCTTTGCCAAAAAAGGAGTCGGTCTGGACAGGAACCTGTGCTTTAACTGCGGGTTATGCTCTACAAACTGTCCGGAGAAAGTGTTTGAAGCAAATCTCGGCTCTGTTAAGTTTGAGTACGAGGACAAGTCAATGGACATTCCGATTGTGGTCCGGCAATCTGATAGAAAACGCGCCCTGAAAATGGCCGATGATCTAAAGAAGCAGATAGAAGAAGGCAATTTCAAGGTTAACGGGATGATTGAGCGGATATATTCATAA
- the comE gene encoding sulfopyruvate decarboxylase subunit beta, with amino-acid sequence MKRIEAIEIIAKRAEDVNALLVANIGFPSRELYFIFDRKENFYMLGSMGLASSIGLGLALARPDKRVIAIDGDGSVLMNMGSLATIANQHPENYILVIIDNSSYGSTGSQPTATSGKTNLASVAKGAGIESVYDISNPDELKETLSKVDSGVILVRVPPGNEKVPIIPLSPEEIIERFMEISSD; translated from the coding sequence ATGAAACGCATTGAAGCGATCGAAATCATTGCAAAGCGGGCCGAAGATGTGAATGCCCTTCTTGTTGCAAACATCGGTTTTCCATCAAGGGAGCTCTATTTCATATTTGACAGGAAAGAAAATTTCTACATGCTTGGTTCCATGGGACTTGCATCATCCATCGGGCTGGGACTTGCTCTTGCAAGACCTGATAAAAGAGTCATTGCAATTGACGGAGATGGTTCCGTCCTTATGAACATGGGCAGTCTCGCAACGATTGCCAACCAGCACCCTGAAAATTACATTCTTGTAATAATTGACAACAGCAGTTACGGGTCCACCGGAAGCCAGCCGACAGCCACATCCGGCAAAACAAACCTCGCATCTGTTGCAAAGGGTGCAGGGATTGAAAGCGTCTACGACATCTCAAATCCTGATGAACTTAAAGAAACTCTCAGTAAAGTCGATTCAGGAGTAATTCTTGTAAGAGTGCCTCCGGGAAATGAAAAAGTTCCAATAATACCCCTTTCACCTGAAGAAATCATTGAGAGATTCATGGAGATCTCCAGCGATTAA
- the comD gene encoding sulfopyruvate decarboxylase subunit alpha produces MDPTIEVFNSMKEEGIDFVVSVPCINLQELIPMVDADPDIIHVPVTREEEGIGICAGAYMGGKKPALLMQNSGLGNSINALASLNSLFKIPILMIISHRGVEGEPICAQVPMGIKTPPLLETMDIPYFNPCLEGTRETIANAMKTAYEDKTPVAVLLEICFWSEQ; encoded by the coding sequence ATGGATCCTACCATTGAAGTTTTCAACTCCATGAAGGAAGAGGGAATTGATTTTGTGGTCAGTGTACCATGCATCAACCTTCAGGAACTTATTCCCATGGTGGATGCTGATCCTGATATAATCCATGTTCCTGTCACAAGGGAAGAGGAAGGAATCGGTATTTGCGCAGGAGCGTACATGGGAGGGAAAAAACCTGCCCTGCTAATGCAAAATTCCGGCCTTGGTAATTCAATTAACGCACTTGCATCACTCAACAGTCTTTTCAAAATCCCAATTCTGATGATAATCAGTCACAGAGGAGTTGAAGGAGAACCAATCTGTGCACAGGTCCCTATGGGAATAAAAACCCCTCCACTGCTTGAGACAATGGATATCCCGTATTTTAACCCCTGCCTTGAGGGAACAAGGGAAACGATTGCAAACGCCATGAAAACAGCTTACGAAGACAAGACACCTGTAGCAGTGCTGCTTGAAATCTGCTTCTGGAGCGAACAATGA
- a CDS encoding cysteate synthase: MDKYSLRCPICGKVYGKYNMTCPADGALLRTEYSDRQLKTLDLPGIWKYYNWLPVNGTILEGSGRTVTYRSEELARELGLEKLYISFNGYWPEKEAFIRTCSFKDLESYPTMQRLKEQHSDATMVVASAGNTARAFAHVASLTDTPLLLVVPESAKERLWIPAESTESISVAAVDGDYYDAIEISSQITEKDGFVAEGGAKNVARRDGMGTVLLDATLTMKHLPDHYFQAVGSGTGGIAVWEAAMRLIGDGRFGDRLPKLHLAQNIPCAPLLNLHDGTPIDITCPDQMWDDVLFNRKPPYTVGGGVKDALDDTNGELYGISNAEAEEAKKLFEELEGIDVLNASSVAVAALIKAVHVGKINPDELVMLNITGGGVKRAMEELPITSLDIDITVSPDKNDSVQKILDVTSEKIL; this comes from the coding sequence ATGGACAAGTATAGCCTAAGATGTCCTATTTGCGGAAAAGTCTACGGAAAATACAATATGACATGCCCTGCGGACGGGGCACTTCTAAGGACTGAATATTCTGACCGCCAGCTAAAAACCCTCGACCTTCCCGGAATCTGGAAATATTACAACTGGCTTCCGGTAAATGGTACTATTTTGGAAGGAAGCGGCAGGACAGTTACATACCGCAGCGAAGAACTTGCACGGGAGCTTGGCCTTGAAAAGCTCTACATCAGTTTTAATGGTTACTGGCCCGAGAAAGAGGCTTTCATAAGGACTTGCAGTTTCAAAGATCTTGAGTCCTATCCTACAATGCAGCGCCTGAAAGAGCAACACAGCGATGCTACAATGGTAGTGGCATCGGCAGGCAATACTGCACGTGCATTTGCGCACGTGGCTTCCCTTACAGATACACCGCTATTGTTGGTTGTGCCGGAAAGCGCAAAAGAAAGACTATGGATACCTGCAGAATCTACTGAATCCATATCTGTTGCAGCTGTAGACGGGGATTACTACGATGCAATTGAGATTTCATCACAGATTACCGAAAAAGACGGATTTGTAGCTGAAGGCGGTGCAAAAAACGTAGCTCGCAGGGATGGCATGGGAACTGTTCTGCTGGACGCAACCCTCACAATGAAACATCTTCCTGATCATTATTTCCAGGCAGTGGGAAGCGGAACCGGTGGAATTGCAGTGTGGGAAGCTGCCATGAGACTTATCGGAGACGGACGCTTCGGTGACCGCCTACCAAAACTTCACCTTGCCCAGAATATTCCTTGTGCACCCCTTTTGAACTTGCATGACGGAACACCAATAGACATAACATGTCCTGATCAGATGTGGGACGATGTACTTTTCAACCGTAAACCACCATACACCGTCGGAGGGGGCGTAAAAGATGCACTTGACGACACAAATGGTGAACTATACGGTATCAGCAATGCAGAAGCTGAAGAAGCAAAAAAGCTGTTTGAGGAACTTGAAGGCATTGATGTCCTTAACGCATCATCAGTTGCCGTTGCTGCTTTGATTAAAGCTGTGCATGTAGGAAAAATCAACCCAGATGAACTTGTTATGCTAAATATCACAGGGGGAGGTGTCAAGCGGGCAATGGAAGAATTGCCTATAACTTCCCTTGATATTGACATCACTGTCTCTCCAGACAAGAATGACAGTGTGCAAAAGATCCTTGATGTTACAAGTGAAAAAATCCTGTAA
- a CDS encoding PKD domain-containing protein: MAKSTFLFIFLLITGIVCISTAQAATTVTASNSSVNYTENDDMYIDPGLTISSTETYTSAKVQIGDGYVSGQDYLRYSTTGSITGSFSTATGILTLSGSGNAAAYQAAFRNVRYENTNENPNTADRNITFVLGGNTLYFEDTGHYYEYVSYTSDWTAAKANADTKTMEGLQGYLATITSEAENNFLMEKIQADAWIGASDNAVEGEWRWVTGPEGTEDGGNGRQFYQGDGYTGSAIPGEYNKWNGPALSYGGHEPNDSGANEDAGQMYSSNYGTWNDLPHTGTSLSGYLLEYGGMSGDATPQLSTTVTLHVNAVNDAPTTPGAFTNPTTSQIKQGGQSLTVGWGASTDPAEGDAVKYDLWFFNGTWAQIGNLLGTNSMSYTLPEDNTENAMFRVYANDTMDNSSARDVTFTIDSIAPDYSWIEKVLNASTGETITVEINVTDVVGVDWCNITVDGQEYEMNSNSGNYSYNISIPASDSGTLVSSMTYNCSFGDLFGHVNSTENVLLNVSILPIANFSVNQSRGISPLNVNFTDNSSGLVENWLWDFGDGSNSTDQNITHTFTSGNYTVNLTVINANGTSSTLYNIRCADEPEYTRSPSSSEVTSAYGEEQNFTIQSTLYSSFEWFIDGSAANGTGVTLFNNTNDSEQLSYCMINSSQYINQNDFFLGTYNVSVQASNESIGRTDTHYWLWTVTNSSSDGGDIEILVNVTPNITINGSEKYLVFNTTNNNDTDDNGLLCSITGASFNTSNNTDGIEIKVEVLNVSSINQSSIDFSASSIYQYLDISFNNETLVNNDSHSRNIEFRVMNEKDGGTLIVSTVYLRHWANPSWQAYTPELTGNDGIYSYFIVRNVSGFSPYAVTCDYQYSSSSSSGSDGLPYYLKKLLFWSDEEVVEAQSGIEIIEDADSTPVSEEVVDPLSDQDSENLDTSYVSTSDKGNNLLQITGIILLAGLLLFVFWKKRKSEDE, from the coding sequence ATGGCTAAATCAACATTTTTGTTTATATTCTTATTAATAACCGGTATTGTTTGCATATCCACTGCGCAGGCAGCAACAACAGTAACAGCTTCGAACAGTTCTGTGAATTATACTGAAAATGATGACATGTACATTGATCCCGGACTGACTATCAGTAGTACTGAAACATACACGTCGGCCAAAGTTCAGATCGGAGATGGCTATGTCAGCGGACAGGACTATCTAAGATATTCAACTACAGGCAGTATTACAGGAAGTTTCAGTACAGCTACCGGAATTCTTACACTTTCAGGAAGCGGAAATGCAGCCGCATATCAGGCAGCTTTCAGGAATGTGAGATATGAGAATACCAATGAAAATCCAAATACTGCAGACAGGAATATCACTTTTGTACTGGGTGGAAATACACTGTATTTTGAAGATACTGGACATTATTACGAGTATGTATCATACACTTCAGATTGGACAGCAGCTAAAGCAAATGCAGATACAAAAACGATGGAAGGACTACAGGGGTATCTGGCAACTATCACATCAGAAGCCGAAAATAATTTTCTCATGGAAAAGATACAAGCTGATGCATGGATAGGAGCAAGTGACAATGCCGTTGAAGGAGAATGGCGTTGGGTTACCGGTCCAGAGGGGACAGAAGATGGCGGGAATGGAAGACAGTTCTATCAGGGAGATGGCTATACGGGCTCGGCAATACCGGGCGAGTACAATAAGTGGAACGGGCCTGCCTTGAGCTATGGCGGTCATGAACCAAATGATTCTGGAGCAAATGAAGATGCAGGCCAGATGTATTCAAGTAATTATGGTACCTGGAACGACCTTCCTCATACCGGTACGAGTCTAAGTGGATATCTACTTGAATATGGAGGGATGTCAGGTGATGCTACCCCACAACTCAGTACTACTGTCACATTGCATGTAAATGCTGTAAATGACGCACCAACAACACCAGGTGCATTCACAAATCCAACAACTTCACAGATCAAACAGGGTGGCCAGTCCCTAACTGTTGGCTGGGGGGCCTCAACGGATCCTGCTGAAGGAGATGCAGTGAAATACGATCTCTGGTTCTTCAACGGCACATGGGCACAGATAGGAAACCTTCTGGGTACCAACAGCATGTCATATACCCTTCCTGAGGACAATACGGAAAATGCCATGTTCCGTGTTTATGCAAATGATACAATGGATAACTCTTCTGCAAGGGATGTAACCTTCACAATTGATTCCATTGCACCTGATTATAGCTGGATTGAGAAAGTCCTGAATGCCAGCACAGGAGAAACTATCACCGTAGAGATCAATGTTACTGATGTTGTAGGAGTTGACTGGTGCAACATAACGGTAGATGGGCAGGAATATGAAATGAATAGCAATTCAGGAAACTATTCATATAATATATCCATCCCGGCAAGTGATTCCGGCACTCTTGTAAGTTCAATGACGTATAACTGCAGTTTTGGTGATCTCTTCGGGCATGTCAACAGTACAGAAAATGTACTTCTGAATGTATCCATCCTTCCAATTGCAAACTTCAGTGTAAACCAGAGCAGAGGCATAAGTCCACTGAATGTTAACTTTACTGACAATTCATCAGGGCTTGTGGAGAACTGGCTCTGGGACTTCGGGGATGGGAGCAATTCAACAGATCAAAATATCACGCATACGTTCACATCTGGAAATTACACAGTAAACCTCACTGTAATTAATGCCAACGGGACATCCAGCACTTTATACAACATCAGATGTGCTGATGAACCGGAATACACCAGATCACCTTCCAGCTCGGAAGTAACTTCAGCATACGGGGAAGAGCAGAATTTCACCATCCAGAGTACACTTTATTCAAGCTTTGAATGGTTTATTGACGGAAGCGCTGCTAATGGCACAGGAGTGACGTTGTTCAACAATACGAATGATTCAGAACAGCTTTCATATTGCATGATTAACAGCAGCCAGTACATAAACCAGAATGATTTCTTCTTAGGTACTTACAATGTGTCAGTACAGGCAAGCAACGAAAGCATTGGAAGAACTGATACACACTACTGGCTTTGGACCGTGACAAATTCATCTTCCGATGGTGGAGATATTGAGATCCTTGTAAATGTCACTCCAAATATCACCATAAACGGCAGTGAAAAATATCTGGTGTTCAATACAACCAACAACAATGATACGGATGATAACGGCCTTCTCTGCAGTATCACCGGAGCTTCATTCAATACTTCCAACAATACTGATGGCATAGAGATCAAGGTGGAAGTCCTGAATGTTTCTTCCATAAACCAATCAAGCATTGATTTCTCAGCATCTTCGATCTACCAGTACCTTGACATTAGTTTCAACAACGAAACACTTGTCAACAATGACAGCCACAGCCGCAATATCGAATTCAGGGTTATGAATGAAAAGGACGGGGGAACACTGATAGTCAGCACCGTGTACCTGAGACACTGGGCAAACCCGTCGTGGCAGGCATATACTCCTGAACTTACAGGAAATGACGGTATATATTCCTACTTCATTGTCAGAAATGTTTCAGGATTTTCACCATATGCTGTGACCTGTGACTACCAGTATAGTTCTTCATCCAGCTCAGGAAGTGACGGCCTTCCCTACTATCTCAAGAAGCTGTTGTTCTGGAGTGATGAAGAAGTAGTAGAAGCGCAATCCGGGATTGAAATCATTGAAGATGCGGATTCTACTCCTGTCAGTGAGGAAGTAGTCGATCCACTTTCAGATCAGGATTCAGAAAATCTGGATACCTCATACGTGAGTACCAGTGATAAGGGAAACAATTTGCTGCAGATTACAGGAATTATACTTTTGGCAGGATTGTTGCTCTTTGTCTTCTGGAAAAAGAGAAAATCTGAAGATGAGTGA
- a CDS encoding class I SAM-dependent methyltransferase: MTGNDIKTEIAGRWDISAVTYDDHHGHGIKSAVERDSWKQAFSKVLPREGILKVLDVGCGTGELSILFAEMGHEVTGIDLSQNMLSRAISKAESRGFDMRFETGDAENPPFDDGSFDLVINRHLLWTLPHPQTALDNWKRVLNDGGRAVVIDGVWDDGSFDTKARHFVSNVCSLIADRQNPWKEYYSDTLKSQLPNVGGTSLENARKYMHSAGLSDIGHLDLTHIREVQKKFMPFRRRICYNYNYYMIHGTK; encoded by the coding sequence ATGACTGGAAATGATATTAAAACAGAAATTGCAGGTAGATGGGACATATCTGCGGTTACGTATGATGACCACCATGGGCACGGCATCAAGAGCGCTGTTGAACGTGATTCATGGAAACAGGCCTTCAGTAAAGTGCTTCCTCGGGAAGGTATCCTGAAAGTGCTTGATGTTGGGTGCGGAACAGGTGAATTAAGCATCCTTTTTGCAGAAATGGGTCACGAAGTCACCGGTATCGACCTTTCACAAAACATGCTATCACGGGCTATTTCAAAAGCGGAATCGAGAGGTTTTGATATGCGTTTTGAAACAGGAGATGCCGAAAATCCCCCGTTTGATGACGGTTCTTTTGATCTTGTTATCAATCGCCATCTCCTGTGGACATTACCTCATCCACAGACGGCGCTTGACAACTGGAAACGGGTTCTTAATGATGGAGGAAGAGCCGTTGTAATTGACGGTGTCTGGGATGATGGTTCCTTTGATACAAAAGCGCGGCATTTTGTAAGCAACGTCTGCTCTTTGATTGCGGACAGGCAGAATCCGTGGAAGGAATACTATTCTGATACACTCAAATCCCAGCTTCCGAATGTGGGTGGCACATCCCTTGAAAACGCGCGAAAATACATGCATTCTGCCGGATTGTCGGACATTGGTCATCTTGATCTGACTCACATCAGGGAAGTGCAGAAAAAGTTCATGCCATTCAGGAGGCGCATTTGCTACAATTACAACTACTACATGATTCACGGAACAAAATGA
- a CDS encoding ABC transporter substrate-binding protein, with protein sequence MKNQYLSILFVILVLAGSVFMSGCTSSGEESVASGQTLVLGEMWDIDGIDPAVEGTVIGEKAAVTETLVGANSDFSLKPELAESWEQTDDYTWVFTLRQGVKFHDGSTMTAEDVKFSLERTIAENTRVESMLKIDSINVIGDHTLEITTTDLNPILAGILHYPDLGIISASSFNENGEFVKPIGTGPYVFESYDEQTRVLTVVKNDEWWGGEVGLEKMILKGMPDPNTRAMAIENGELDFTVDVPYSETDHIDSIEGIIVEKYSTPRVYKMDTNLQNEALADVRVRQAISYAINRDDIVEHVLYNVGEPAAGPFLPVMAWTNKDLKPYDQDLEKAKELLTEAGWVDTDGDGIRDKDGEALEFELLTYSARPGLPPMAEAIAAQLKDVGISVSPQVLEWGAISDKQKNGDWELLLAAYNIAMVPDPEYVLSNWYTTTGPDNGPGYSNPEVDALVEEARTIKDLDLRYQKFNEVEAIVYEEQPMILVAYYGCAIVKKDSVKGYVFDPTAHDYRINAAMYMEE encoded by the coding sequence ATGAAAAACCAATATCTGTCAATATTGTTTGTCATTCTGGTGCTCGCCGGCTCGGTCTTCATGTCCGGGTGTACGAGCAGCGGTGAAGAGTCTGTCGCAAGCGGACAAACACTTGTACTCGGAGAAATGTGGGATATCGATGGAATAGACCCGGCGGTTGAAGGTACCGTAATCGGTGAAAAAGCAGCGGTAACCGAAACACTTGTGGGAGCAAATTCGGATTTTTCACTCAAACCTGAACTTGCAGAGTCATGGGAGCAAACCGATGATTATACCTGGGTATTTACTCTCAGACAAGGTGTAAAATTCCATGACGGAAGCACGATGACAGCGGAGGATGTGAAGTTCTCACTTGAAAGAACCATCGCAGAAAATACCCGTGTCGAATCCATGCTGAAAATTGATTCGATTAATGTTATCGGTGATCACACCCTTGAAATTACAACAACTGATCTAAATCCGATTCTTGCCGGTATCCTGCATTACCCCGATCTTGGTATCATAAGTGCAAGTTCCTTTAATGAGAACGGGGAATTCGTCAAACCGATAGGTACCGGTCCTTATGTGTTTGAATCCTACGATGAACAGACCCGCGTGCTGACTGTCGTGAAGAATGATGAGTGGTGGGGAGGAGAAGTAGGTCTTGAGAAAATGATCCTTAAAGGCATGCCTGACCCCAACACAAGAGCTATGGCAATTGAGAACGGGGAACTTGATTTCACCGTTGATGTGCCTTACAGTGAAACAGACCACATCGATTCCATTGAAGGCATTATTGTGGAAAAATACTCCACGCCACGTGTTTACAAGATGGACACCAACCTTCAAAACGAAGCTCTTGCTGATGTCAGGGTGAGGCAGGCGATTTCCTATGCCATAAACAGGGATGACATTGTGGAACACGTTTTGTATAATGTAGGTGAACCGGCGGCTGGTCCCTTCCTGCCGGTGATGGCATGGACAAATAAGGATCTAAAACCATACGATCAGGATCTTGAAAAAGCCAAAGAACTGCTTACCGAAGCTGGTTGGGTGGATACGGACGGTGATGGCATTCGTGACAAGGACGGCGAGGCACTTGAGTTCGAGTTGCTGACATATTCGGCACGTCCGGGTCTTCCTCCCATGGCAGAAGCAATCGCAGCACAGCTTAAGGATGTTGGAATTTCTGTCTCCCCTCAAGTGCTGGAATGGGGTGCAATTTCCGACAAACAAAAAAACGGAGACTGGGAACTCCTTCTGGCAGCCTATAACATTGCGATGGTTCCTGATCCGGAATATGTCCTGAGCAACTGGTATACTACCACAGGGCCGGATAACGGTCCCGGATACTCCAATCCGGAAGTTGATGCACTTGTTGAAGAAGCCAGGACTATTAAGGACCTGGATCTCAGGTACCAGAAATTCAACGAAGTTGAGGCAATTGTCTACGAAGAACAGCCAATGATCCTTGTTGCCTACTACGGGTGCGCTATCGTCAAGAAAGATTCAGTGAAGGGTTATGTTTTCGACCCTACTGCACATGACTACAGGATCAATGCGGCAATGTATATGGAAGAGTGA
- a CDS encoding ABC transporter permease, with translation MYRYIFKRIVFMVITVFAVFALTFFLMNVIPGGTSEMILKHTFIGLEESATDEQLAQVSERYNLNDPLYLQFFEWIRGGLLEGDLGTSFVYHKPVLHLLMLRLPATIVLAFSSMLIASIAGVSLGVYAALRENRFADHLLRILTLFGVSMPGFWVGLLLILIFSVYLKLVPVAGYGSIWNLILPAIALSIHSLASIMRVTRTSMLETLGEDYIKFATAKGLPVSKIISRHALKNSLLPVVTVLGFQMGAMLGGSVVIEKVFAWPGIGSLLVDSIFARDLPVVQACIIVIVLLFLVVNFIVDLVYIYLDPRIRYG, from the coding sequence ATGTACAGGTACATTTTTAAAAGAATTGTTTTCATGGTCATCACCGTTTTTGCGGTTTTTGCGCTGACATTTTTCCTTATGAACGTGATACCAGGTGGCACTTCTGAAATGATCCTCAAACACACGTTTATAGGTCTGGAGGAATCTGCGACTGATGAGCAGCTTGCACAGGTTTCGGAACGGTATAACCTCAATGATCCCCTTTACCTGCAGTTCTTTGAATGGATAAGAGGAGGGCTTTTGGAAGGTGATCTGGGGACATCATTTGTATATCACAAACCTGTTTTGCATCTGCTGATGCTTCGGCTTCCGGCGACAATAGTGCTTGCGTTTTCCAGCATGCTGATAGCTTCGATTGCAGGGGTCTCACTTGGGGTATACGCTGCACTCCGGGAGAACAGGTTTGCGGATCATCTCCTGCGGATCCTGACACTTTTCGGTGTATCAATGCCCGGTTTCTGGGTGGGTCTGCTGCTGATCCTTATTTTTTCAGTATACCTGAAATTGGTTCCGGTAGCCGGATACGGAAGCATATGGAATCTCATTTTACCTGCCATTGCTCTTTCGATACACTCCCTTGCATCTATCATGCGGGTAACAAGAACAAGCATGCTTGAGACTCTTGGAGAGGATTATATCAAGTTTGCAACTGCAAAAGGGCTGCCTGTAAGCAAGATCATAAGTCGGCACGCCCTGAAAAATTCCTTGCTTCCGGTAGTCACGGTTCTGGGTTTCCAGATGGGAGCTATGCTGGGAGGATCCGTGGTAATAGAAAAAGTCTTTGCATGGCCGGGGATTGGGAGCTTGCTTGTGGATTCCATATTTGCCCGGGATTTGCCGGTGGTGCAGGCGTGTATCATCGTAATTGTCCTGCTGTTTCTGGTTGTAAATTTCATTGTTGATCTTGTGTATATCTATCTTGATCCACGGATACGGTACGGGTGA
- a CDS encoding ABC transporter permease, translating into MGFSFSQKSLRETFSSKGGMGNKILKRKDMTVAFILLSLIVAVALITPLLSSSDPNAIELKSKNLSPSMEHPLGTDYLGRDILIRLIAGTSTSFSIAAGVTLISLVFGVGIGCISGYYGGSVDEFLSRLIDIFLSFPGIIFALTIMGFLGSGVFNLMLALSIVHWAKYARLMRGQVLSIKENEYVLSARTIGASDVHIMRKHLIPNSIATVIVLATIDIGHVILSIAALNFLGIGLPADIPEWGAMLSAGKEFMRTSPYQTIFPGLAITLVVIIFSIIGEGLRDLFDPRDTGGEF; encoded by the coding sequence ATGGGTTTTTCATTTTCACAGAAAAGTCTCAGGGAGACATTTTCCAGCAAAGGTGGAATGGGGAATAAAATCCTGAAGAGAAAAGACATGACAGTGGCATTTATTCTTCTGTCATTAATCGTGGCAGTTGCACTTATAACTCCACTGTTGTCTTCCTCAGACCCCAATGCCATCGAACTTAAGAGTAAAAATCTCTCTCCATCAATGGAGCATCCCCTTGGCACCGATTATCTGGGGAGAGATATCCTCATCAGGTTGATTGCAGGCACATCCACGTCCTTTTCAATTGCTGCAGGTGTTACCCTGATCTCACTTGTATTTGGTGTGGGAATCGGTTGTATTTCCGGCTACTATGGCGGATCAGTTGATGAGTTCCTGTCACGGCTTATCGATATATTTCTGTCATTTCCGGGAATAATTTTCGCACTGACAATAATGGGTTTTTTGGGAAGCGGCGTGTTTAACCTGATGCTTGCATTGTCCATCGTCCATTGGGCAAAATATGCCCGCCTGATGCGGGGTCAGGTTTTGTCAATCAAGGAAAACGAATACGTCCTTTCGGCAAGGACTATCGGTGCGAGTGATGTTCATATTATGAGGAAACACCTGATTCCCAATTCCATAGCCACTGTAATTGTTCTTGCAACAATAGATATCGGGCATGTAATCCTTTCCATTGCGGCCCTTAATTTCCTTGGTATAGGTTTGCCAGCCGATATTCCGGAATGGGGTGCAATGTTGAGTGCCGGAAAGGAATTTATGCGGACTTCCCCTTACCAGACGATTTTCCCCGGGCTTGCAATAACCCTTGTTGTCATAATTTTCAGCATAATAGGTGAAGGGTTGCGGGATCTCTTTGATCCCAGGGATACAGGAGGTGAATTCTGA